The Rhododendron vialii isolate Sample 1 chromosome 5a, ASM3025357v1 genome contains a region encoding:
- the LOC131327008 gene encoding BTB/POZ domain-containing protein At5g03250-like, which translates to MPIQFYVFERSKEPLQDMAFMRLGSKSEAFHREGQTWQCTSGLQSDVTVEIGDMAFHLHKFPLMSRSGLLEKRIGELSSGDGSVCVLQLHDIPGGAKSFELIAKFCYGVKMELTALNVVVLRCAAEYLEMDEHFGEGNLIAQTEGFLNEVFSNWADTIKALKTCEEVLPFAEEHHIVSRCINSLAMKTFSDTNLLNWPVSGSINTPSPRNTILWNGISTKTKTQNAGDDWWYEDVSSLSLPLYKRLILAVELGGMKPEKIAGSLIFFAKRHLPLMNKDTNHANPGSTISVPPEADQRTILEEIVELLPIQKGVTNTQFLLRLLHAAMILHASPSCRESLEKRVGAQLDQASLEDVLIPNMGYSVETLYDIDCFQRILDHFMLMDQAAAASSPCIVEEGQSMEGDPHSLTSITMVANLVDVYLADVAPDVNLKFPKFQLLAAAVPDYARPLADSMYRAIDIYLKAHPWLTDSEREQICRLMNCQKLSIEASTHAAQNERLPLRVIVQVLFFEQLRLRTSISGWFFVSDNLESSQNPNGNLALSSQDRAVGIDDIRERLSDLEKECQMMRREIQKLVKTKRSWNIFCRRKSPHSNTTLPIPSSLKPPAK; encoded by the exons TGAAGGCCAAACTTG GCAGTGCACGAGTGGACTCCAAAGTGATGTGACTGTTGAAATTGGAGATATGGCCTTTCATCTTCACAAG TTTCCCTTGATGTCAAGAAGTGGACTACTAGAAAAGCGAATTGGAGAATTGTCTAGTGGTGATGGATCAGTATGTGTGTTGCAACTTCATGACATACCCGGTGGAGCTAAATCATTTGAGCTCATTGCCAAATTTTGCTATGGTGTGAAAATGGAGCTCACTGCTTTGAATGTAGTTGTTCTTCGGTGTGCAGCTGAGTACCTTGAAATGGATGAACATTTTGGAGAGGGGAATCTTATTGCCCAAACAGAAGGTTTCCTTAACGAAGTTTTTTCCAATTGGGCGGACACAATCAAGGCTCTCAAAACCTGTGAAGAAGTTCTACCTTTTGCAGAGGAACACCATATTGTCTCCAGATGCATCAATTCCTTGGCAATGAAAACCTTTTCGGATACAAACTTACTCAATTGGCCTGTTTCAGGGTCCATTAACACGCCGAGCCCTAGAAACACCATCTTATGGAATGGAATATCCACTAAAACCAAAACACAAAATGCCGGTGATGATTGGTGGTATGAGGATGTGTCCTCTCTTTCATTACCTCTCTACAAAAGACTTATTCTAGCCGTTGAATTAGGAGGCATGAAGCCAGAAAAAATTGCTGGGTCCCTCATTTTTTTCGCCAAAAGGCATCTTCCTTTGATGAATAAGGACACAAACCATGCTAATCCAGGGTCCACCATATCTGTCCCTCCTGAGGCAGATCAAAGGACTATACTTGAAGAGATTGTGGAGTTACTTCCTATTCAGAAAGGGGTTACAAACACTCAGTTTCTTCTTAGATTGCTCCACGCTGCTATGATTTTGCATGCAAGTCCCTCGTGCAGAGAAAGTTTAGAGAAAAGAGTGGGGGCACAGCTAGACCAAGCTTCTTTAGAAGATGTGTTGATACCAAATATGGGATACTCAGTGGAGACTCTATATGATATAGACTGTTTTCAGAGGATTTTGGATCATTTCATGTTGATGGATCAGGCTGCAGCTGCATCATCTCCTTGCATAGTTGAAGAAGGGCAGTCAATGGAAGGGGACCCGCATTCACTGACGTCGATAACAATGGTCGCCAATCTGGTGGATGTTTATCTTGCTGACGTGGCCCCGGATGTTAATTTGAAGTTTCCGAAATTCCAGTTGCTTGCTGCTGCTGTCCCTGATTATGCCAGGCCACTTGCTGACAGCATGTACCGTGCGATCGATATATATTTGAAG GCACATCCTTGGCTCACAGATTCCGAGCGGGAGCAAATTTGCAGACTCATGAACTGCCAAAAGCTCTCGATAGAGGCTAGCACCCATGCAGCCCAGAATGAGAGGCTACCTCTCCGAGTGATTGTCCAAGTCCTGTTCTTTGAACAGCTTCGCCTACGCACATCAATTTCTGGTTGGTTCTTTGTCTCTGACAATCTGGAGAGCTCACAAAATCCCAATGGAAACCTTGCACTCTCTTCACAAGACAGGGCTGTGGGTATTGATGACATAAGGGAACGCCTTTCTGATCTGGAAAAAGAGTGTCAGATGATGAGAAGGGAGATTCAGAAGTTGGTGAAGACAAAGAGAAGCTGGAATATTTTTTGCAGGCGAAAATCACCGCATAGCAATACTACACTACCAATTCCCTCCAGTTTAAAACCACCAGCAAAGTAG